One Aegilops tauschii subsp. strangulata cultivar AL8/78 chromosome 2, Aet v6.0, whole genome shotgun sequence genomic window, tattgacataaaaataataatacttcaagcatattaataaagcaatcatgtcttttcaaaataacatggccaaagaaagttatccctataaaatcatatagtctggctatgctccatcttcatcacacaaagtatttcatcatgcacaatcccgatgacaagccaagcaattgtttcatacttgtgGTGTAACAATGAGTTTGGATTAGGCAGTGAGACATACGTGCAAAACTTTGTGCACAAGATGGAACCATGCGTGGTTACCTACTGTTGCATTGTACCTATTGTTTTTTAGATGCCTATCCTTTCTTTTCCCTGGGTGCCATGGTAGGGCGCCTGGGGTACTGAAGACGTATGTTTAAAATAAATCGGTTTCTTTTCATCAATGAAGTGAAATCGGGGGTACGGCCCTCAATTTGAAAAAAGAAAACATGTATCAGTTCAATGCCAACCAAAGGCTTTTGGAGTAGCCTAGCACGCCATTGCCAAGGTTAAGCCAAGGTAGACCCCCACAACAAGACCCAAGGAGAAATGAGAGATGAAAGCATGCCCCATTGAATAACAACCAACCATTGAAATTATAGCAACCAAATCAAAATATCGAGGATTTTGGGCATCTTCAGAAGTCGAACGCCAGCCACAACATCCGAATAGAAGGAAATAGCATATGGTGCGTCGTCTGGTGGTGGTAAGCATGTGGATGTCGGTCAACCCAAAAGCTTTGGAATACTCATCAATGCTAAAAAGGGACAAAAGATGGTGAAAACGAGGTGGATGGTGAACCACGCGAAGAAAGTTGGGTTTTGTGGCGACGTCTACGAaattttttttgggggggaggggggggggggggtggggtggATATTCTTCTTACGAGGATGAAATTTATCAAGGTGTCTTATTCGGAATGTTTGTGATTGTTGCTTTGGCCCGACCTTTCCGTGTTTGTATGAAGTTGGCGGTGCAGGATGCATGGTTGATAACCAAACAGTCACTTAAGGTCAGGAATATTCTACTGGTTTTTATCAAGTGGTTTTTGGGTGGAACCCTAGCCTTATCAccattttttttatttgttttaaATAATTATATGTCCTCATTATTGATCCTTGTATAAACAACATGAAGCCTTTTCTAACTTTAGTTAGTGGATGTGGAACAAAATTTCGGCGTGTCCTCGTATTGTTCGCGTGTGCCGTGTGCGTGTTTCGTGGAGTCGAGCCGTCCATCAAGCAAGCTGGCGGCCGTGTTGTTTTATACGTGCGTGTGCTGTGTGCAAGCTAGCTTAAAAATCCATCCAGTAGGGAGCTAGCTGCTTGGTACTCGTACGTGTGGTCTCCAGGAATATGACACCGGAATAAGACATCGGCTTATTCTGTTACACTAACCATGGACTCCACCTTTCATTAGATTCATTATGAAAGGATTTTCATATTTTATTTAATTAGTATTGCCGATGTCGATATTCTTGGCTCTGGACTTGGTTAAAGTTAAAGAAATTTGACTTTTTAAAAAATTAATACACATTCTATTATGAAACTGGGGGAATATTTGATTTGGCAAGTGGGGGGAGGTGATGGAatgtgtttttctttttatttatagTGCGGTGTGTTGATGGGTCATTCGTGGTGTGATTCTGTGTTATCTGCTCAGTATCACATGTTGACGCTTTTTTTCTAGGTGATGAGAGGGTGTGCGGGATTGATATATTTTTTAGGCAGGTTGCTGCCAATTGTTTTGAAAAATTGTTGACCAGCTTTAAAATTACGAAGCATAGTGAATTAAAAAAATTAATAAGAGAACTCCTTAATAAAATTATTGACCCGGTCAAAATCGGATGATCAAATTCTAAATTGAAGACATCAATTGATTATTAGGCATTAAAAATTAAAGAGCATAGTGTAATTGATAGATCCTCCTACCAGACCAGGCCATAACCCACTCAAGTAGGCCGTTAATTTGCAAATGTACGAAGCAAACTAGGAATTGATTCATTCATCTCTGGCCGCAATATATATTACTCAATTACTCAAGATAAATGGATCAGTTGACCCACTCAAGGAGGGAGACTCGAGAGCGACTATTCTGCATCTAGACTCACTCGCCTACACCTGAGTGTGAAcgataaattcaaaaaaatagtaCGTGTTAATTGATGGATATGCTCCAGCTGGCACGTTGTTAGATGGTCGTTTTCATCTATAGCACTTAGGTGTCTATCCTCACTAGATTAATTAGTTAATCGATGGATATGATTCAGGTTTTAGTTTTCTTTGTGGACAGGACAGGCTATATACGGCTGCTACAGCCTAATCGTGGGCGGTGGGGTTGGCGTAACATGACCCATGTCGATTTCACACATTTCTTTTGCCGGGGAGTTGATGGTGACATATGTCACCTCGTCCCATCCCAAAATATGTACCCGTCAGTATGCTTATTGCAGCCACGCACATATATTGCATATATAGATGCTGTCGTTGACGGCATTAACGGCGAAAAAGAAGTTAGTGTCTATGTCCACATATGTGCTACATGTGTGGTGGTGGGGACATACTCCTACATAGATAGTACAAACATAGGATTCCACATCCACATGTTGGTACGTGCCACAAAGCAAAACTGAATCAACCCGCCCACGGTATGTCTGGCCTGAATAAAATCCTATCTTATCATGCATGCATTCGTCATTCATCTACTAGTATCTTTCTCTCAGGCCATTCGGCCACTCGATCCCCACGCAAGTAGGCTTGTGATGGAAAAGCCGTTAATATGCGCAGCTGGCACAATTGATCCATTCCTCTCTCCGGCCTCAGTATTGCTCTTTAAGGAGACAGACGCCAAGTAGTATAGTGCAACTAGTACAGTAGTTGAGTACTAGCTTAGCTTAACTTCCATCCATCGTCGAGCTACATGCTTGCTTAATTTTGCAAGGAAGTAGGCTACTGCTAGATTACATACATAGTACTTGGTTAACGCGTAGTACAATGCTAATCAAGTCATCTAGCTAGCTTGGACAATCAATCCGTTGTACTAGTAAGTGGAATGAAGCTGCCGCTGCTACAGTCGATGGCCGCCGCGACGATCATGGTGCAGGGGCGGAGCGGCACCTCTGCGGCTGCTGGAGGGTACTGCTACTAGTGTTCctcctgctcctgctgctgctgctgctgctgctgctgctgcagtcCGGGACGGCTACCTGCGCCGCCTTCGCCAAGCGATCCTGCATGCCAACATTTAACCACTCAGCACTTTCATCCATAGCAAAGAGAGAAATTGCCGTGTGGATATGTACGTACGTTGATGAAGTCCTGCTCGCGCTGGATAAGCATCCTGTTCTCCCGGCGCAGCTGCTCCAGCTCCAGCTCCATCTCGTTGGTGTGGGCCTGCTTCCGCGCCCGCGACCGCGCCGCCGACTCCTTGTTCTTGACCATCCGGCGCTGCCGCCGGTCGCCGCCCACCGCCGGCTGGACCACGGCCCTCCTGCTGCCGCCTCCGGACGCGGAGAAGCCAAAGTGGCAGCCGGCTGGGTCGTCGCCGGAGCTGGTGGCCGTGTTGGCAGCGCTGGTCCCCCCGGGGCAGGTGAACTCCAGGGTGAGCGCCGTGTGAGCCGGCGGCGGCGTGCGGGGCGGTTGCGGAACCGCGCCGGCCAGGTAGTCCTGGGGGTAGACAGCGGTGCCGCGGTAGGGAGCGGCGGCCGGGGAGTGGAGGTGGTACGACTGTAGCGCGAGCGGGGTGGAGCACAGCGACATGTCCTTCCACACCTCCTCCATCGATGATCTTATCCTTCCTACCCAACGAACCTCGGCTAGTAAGGGCGGGAGTACAGTAGATCTTCCTTGAGTTGAGTGGATGGAATGGAAGCAAGTCAAATGTAGCTAGGCAGGCAGGCAATGCAAGCAGAGAGATATTTGGTCGATAGATAGATGATGTTGCTCCCTCTTTATAGCCACGCCGTCTCCTCCATCCATCCATGGTGCACACGTAGTACCCTGCAACTTTACTCTCTTTTTAAATTTTCTTGTCCAAAAGCAAAACAAAAAGGGAATACGTAATTGCAACAGTAGTGTGATTTCAGCTAGGAGGATCGGAGTCGGGCCCATGGCCAAAACAGCATACGTGCACACCGGTACTCCTACTACACTGTTCCTCAACAGCGAGCTAGCCAGCACGACCAGCTGTGACTCTTATATATCCTACAGGAGTACAATATGTACTAGAGTACTAACGCTACAATTTTAAACCCAAACCTACTCCCTCCTCCTTTAAAATAAAACATATCAATTTTGTCTGAAGTCCATCAAACGACGCAAAGTTTTATTAAGTTCGTAGGAAAAAGATAATCAAGAATCACGATTCTAAATTAATATCATTGGATGCATAATGATAATAATaattattatatatatatataatatctaTTTGGTATTGTAGTTGTAGATGGTTTTTCCTATAAACATGATCAAATTTATACGTTGTTTAACTTCAAACAAACTTTATAGGCCTTCTTTGAGGGAGCAACATATATCTTGGACAACCTAAACTCATGTCATACTTTGCGCCAATAAAAGATATTTTCCAGACCTTTTGAGGTCACAATGATAGTCTGCAAGAAAATAATCGTTTTCCACTAGTGTTAATTGATTTACATTTGCCTAGCTTGTTGTCTGCCATGGTTGGTGCATCAAGTAAACATACCCTTAAACTAGAAGCTTCAGTGTCTACGTTTTGCTCACCCTTAATATATAGTTGTCAAGATATTTGAAAAAAAGGTGAATGTTAACGATGCTATAATATGATCAGTGTCAATAATTGGGTGCAAGAACTATAGTCACAATACTATAATGAGAAAAACAAGAAATGTAATCACACTAGATACACAAGGTTTAAATTCTGGTAACATAAAAATCTCAAATTCACCAAACACCAAGTAGGGATACCGAAGTAAAATCATAATTTAGGACCCATGTATGAGAAAACCAATTGAAATACTTTTTATTAATCATTTTTTGGATGTATTTTTCATTAATTATTGTGATTGCACCACGACTAAGCAACACAAACCCGTTCTGATTTTCCAACAGGATGATTCAATGGATCAATAAATGAAGTAACCAGTAAAATACATAATTTATAGGGTATAGCCGAACGAACTTGCAGTTAATGGCCAATATCCGATGAAGTGATCTCTTGGGATATTTCAAAAGCCATCGGCGGAGTAGATGAGGATGTGGGAGTTGCGAGTTAATGCAGGGATCTGATTTG contains:
- the LOC109771163 gene encoding uncharacterized protein is translated as MEEVWKDMSLCSTPLALQSYHLHSPAAAPYRGTAVYPQDYLAGAVPQPPRTPPPAHTALTLEFTCPGGTSAANTATSSGDDPAGCHFGFSASGGGSRRAVVQPAVGGDRRQRRMVKNKESAARSRARKQAHTNEMELELEQLRRENRMLIQREQDFINDRLAKAAQVAVPDCSSSSSSSSSRSRRNTSSSTLQQPQRCRSAPAP